GAGGTCGGATCGATCTGTGTTCCTACGTCGATCGCCAGTCCATGCATACTGAACCAGGTAACAACGACTTTTAAAGGATGTTCTATTAAGAATTCGCCGCGTTGAAATACGCCTATTCCAATAGCAACCGACAGTACAAACGATACAAGGATGCCCAGAATGGAAATGAAAGCGCTTAGCTTTTGCGAGGGTTTCGTCACAAAGACGATCAGAGCAAAGGCCAACGCCGGCAACAACGGAATCAACCAGGCGTTATTCAGAGCAAAATCAATCATTATAGTAAATTACACCTGCCTTTATCTTGAATTAAGACTACCATTTCATCGAATCGATATCATCCGCTTCAACCGACTTGTGCTGGCGGTAGACAGAAATAATCAAGGCCAAGCCTACCGATACTTCCGCCGCTGCCAAGGCGATCACAAAGAGTGCAAAGACGTGGCCGTGCAGAGCCGGAGCGGTGGTATATCTGTTGAAAGCAACAAGATTGATGTTGACTGAACTCAGCATGATTTCCATTCCCATGAGGATCGCAATCAGGTTTCTTTTGGCCAGAACACTGAAAAGTCCGATGAAGAAAAGAGTTCCGCTAAGAATCAGAAAATGCGGCAATCCAATATTGAATAAAAAATGGATGATACTACTCATGAGGACTTTTTCACCTCTTTCACAATAACAATCGCGCCGAGCATGGCCACCAGCAACAGTACTGCGGTCACTTCAAACGCAACGACGTATTTTGTCAGCATCAGATTGGCAATTTCCTTCGCTGTTGACTCCGGAGCTGTCATAGTCTTCAACGGCCACTTCGTTGTCAGGACCATGACTGCATTCACAACAATCATGATCAGCGAGAGCAGCGCTCCCGGAACCAGGTTCCTGGAGAACAAGTTTGTCGATTTCATATCCCCGCGTATGGTAAACATGATCGCAAAGACAACAAATATCGTGATCGCCCCGGCATAAATCAGAACCTGGGTGGCGGCCAGAAAATCAGCATGCAGCAGAACAAAAACCCCTGCAATACCCAAAAATGCTACCAGCATTAAAAGCGCACTGTGAAAGATATTTTTGCTGATGACCATCATAAGTGCCGAACCGAGGGTAACGATGGCAATTACGTAAAACATCACTGTAAAGCCCATCTACGCTTCACTCCTTTCAGCCTGAACCGACTGAGGCTCGGCTTTATAGAGGATTCTGTTAAGATCTTCCCGGAAGAAGACCGTCTGTTCAAAAGCTTGCGTATTGTACAAAGCATCTTGAGGACAGGCCTCAACACAAAATCCGCAGAAAATACAGCTTTCCATCAGCATACGATACTGAGCCAGCTTTCTTTTGTTGTTCTCATCCTTATAGCTTTCAATCGAGATAATCCCGTTGGGACAGGCGTTGACGCAAAGTCCGCATGCCGTACATTTATCCGGGGTCAGTTCAAACCATCCCCGGGAACGCTTCGGCAGGTTAGGCTTTTGCTCCGGGTACATCTCCGTGACTTTCTTTTTGAAAAAGTGTCTGATTGATATGCTTAAGCCTTTTAAAAGTCCTTGTCCGTACACGATTTCACCACCTTAACCTGCAATCATCCGGTAGACGTAAACGCCAATGCCGGTGATCACAATATTAAATAAAGTAAGCGGGATCAGGAATTTCCAGCCGATATGCATCAAATGCTCGACTTTTACCCTGACAAATGTCCATCTGACCCACATGAACAGGAAAATCATCAAGTAAATTTTAATCATCATCCAGATGAATCCCGGTATGAAGGTCAAGCCAAACGGTGCATTCCAGCCGCCGAGGAACACAACGGCTGCAATCGCCGAGACCGCAACCAGATGGGTATATTCAGCGACCATAAACAACGCATAGCGGATACCCGAATACTCGACGAAGTATCCCGCAACCAACTCCTGCTCCCCTTCCGCCAAGTCGAACGGTCCACGGTTTGTTTCCGCGATGGAACAAACAAAATAAGCGAAGAAGGCAAGAATCTGCGGAAAGACAAACCAGACGTTTTTCTGGGCATCGACAATCTCGGTAAGGCTTAAGCTTCCGGTGATCATGACGATGCCGAGCAAAGAAAAGGCCAGCGGAATTTCATAGCTGATCATCTGAGCAGCCGTTCTCATCCCGCCGAGCAGCGCGTATTTATTATTCGAAGCAAAACCGGCCATGACAAAGGCAATCGTTCCTGTAGAACCAATCGCAATAAAGTACAGTAGTCCGACATTCAAATCTTCCAGGATCATGCCTTTGCCAAGAGGAATAACGGCCCAGCCCATAATTGCCGTAAGGAATGCGCAGATACTGGCAATCTTAAATACCGGTCTGTCCACGTTTTCGGGAATGATATCCTCTTTCCCGAGCATTTTGACAATATCAACCGGGAACTGCAGAAAACCTGCAGGTCCAAGGCGGTTAGGGCCGACGCGGTCAGCGTAAAAAGCAGCAAACTTACGTTCCAGCCAGACCAGAACAATTAGGTTCGTTAGCACAAAGATAATGACAATTAAAACCAGAATGGTTTTAATCAATATTTCAGCAGGCAATGCCGGTATTCCAATCCCAACAAGCCACTGTCTGAACATATCGACCCAAACAAGAAATAGTACCATATTTTCCTCCATCTTCTGAATTCTTGTTTCTGTCTGTTAGCGGTCAATTTCTCCCAACACAATGTCTAAGGAAGCAAAAGCAACCACTGCATCCTGCAGATGCAAACCGACAGCCATTTCTTCAAAAATTGCCACATTCACAAAACAGGGAGAACAAATCCTTAAACGGTAAGGTTTGGCTGTACCATCACTCACAATATGGAAACCAAGATGCCCTTTGGAATGCTCGATACGGTGATAGACTTCTCCGGCAGGAGGTTTAATTATTTTCGGGACCTTGGCCAGAACTGGACCTTCCGGAATTTCTCTATAAGCCTGTTCTAAAATTTTGACGCTTTCAGCCATCTCTTCCATACGA
The window above is part of the Dehalobacter sp. genome. Proteins encoded here:
- a CDS encoding NADH-quinone oxidoreductase subunit J, giving the protein MGFTVMFYVIAIVTLGSALMMVISKNIFHSALLMLVAFLGIAGVFVLLHADFLAATQVLIYAGAITIFVVFAIMFTIRGDMKSTNLFSRNLVPGALLSLIMIVVNAVMVLTTKWPLKTMTAPESTAKEIANLMLTKYVVAFEVTAVLLLVAMLGAIVIVKEVKKSS
- a CDS encoding NADH-quinone oxidoreductase subunit I, which produces MYGQGLLKGLSISIRHFFKKKVTEMYPEQKPNLPKRSRGWFELTPDKCTACGLCVNACPNGIISIESYKDENNKRKLAQYRMLMESCIFCGFCVEACPQDALYNTQAFEQTVFFREDLNRILYKAEPQSVQAERSEA
- the nuoK gene encoding NADH-quinone oxidoreductase subunit NuoK; the encoded protein is MSSIIHFLFNIGLPHFLILSGTLFFIGLFSVLAKRNLIAILMGMEIMLSSVNINLVAFNRYTTAPALHGHVFALFVIALAAAEVSVGLALIISVYRQHKSVEADDIDSMKW
- the nuoH gene encoding NADH-quinone oxidoreductase subunit NuoH translates to MVLFLVWVDMFRQWLVGIGIPALPAEILIKTILVLIVIIFVLTNLIVLVWLERKFAAFYADRVGPNRLGPAGFLQFPVDIVKMLGKEDIIPENVDRPVFKIASICAFLTAIMGWAVIPLGKGMILEDLNVGLLYFIAIGSTGTIAFVMAGFASNNKYALLGGMRTAAQMISYEIPLAFSLLGIVMITGSLSLTEIVDAQKNVWFVFPQILAFFAYFVCSIAETNRGPFDLAEGEQELVAGYFVEYSGIRYALFMVAEYTHLVAVSAIAAVVFLGGWNAPFGLTFIPGFIWMMIKIYLMIFLFMWVRWTFVRVKVEHLMHIGWKFLIPLTLFNIVITGIGVYVYRMIAG